The Saprospiraceae bacterium genome includes a window with the following:
- a CDS encoding peptidylprolyl isomerase produces the protein MYLRFLMPFICLVFPLVLISQKPNDVLLNVGSSPVSVSEFRYIYEKNNGASADYSEKNLNEYLELYTKFKLKVEKARAMKLDTISELKTELAGYRKQLAASYLIDKEVTDELLKELYERMKTDIEFSHIFIPVAENASLQTKEEARMKLKDIQTKLQKGQDFAKVATEFSEDKNSAPSGGYMGYFTAKMPTGFYNLESALYHTPVGSISDIVESKIGLHLIKVTNKRPARGQIEVAHLLLKADQKSIADSLYKLIKSGANFEDLVSRYSTDKNSSRNKGMLPPFGINTYDKNFEDAAFNLKTDGDISEPVLTRSGWHIIRRISKPTVDSYDVFVKKMKAQINKDQRFDVAKIKLISDIKKSGGFVAYPEKLKAFAAGLNEEFYSYRWNQEIQNPNDVLFDFGNKKSYTLNDFADYCKKNTRTRLKYDKSKPISEIVDELYLDYTNELALEYEEQNLDTKYPDFKSLMREYEEGILLFEATKISVWDKANQDTIGLAQYFESNSSKYRWDEKVTVDRFNVLSSDKKLIAKIVKFAEKNSSDAVLKKFNNKGTIVEYATAEYEKKAKELMGVEVKQNTVSAISYNEKNTNFAKVIKITPAKNKTLSEARGYVVADYQDFLERQWIDQLRKEFPVQIKKEVFTQLKKS, from the coding sequence ATGTATTTAAGATTTTTGATGCCTTTTATCTGTCTTGTTTTTCCTTTAGTTTTAATTTCTCAAAAACCAAATGACGTTCTTCTGAATGTAGGTAGTTCACCTGTTTCTGTCAGTGAGTTTAGATATATATATGAAAAAAACAATGGAGCCTCTGCTGATTATTCTGAAAAAAACCTGAATGAATATCTTGAATTATATACAAAATTCAAGTTAAAAGTAGAAAAGGCCCGTGCAATGAAACTGGACACTATTTCTGAATTGAAAACAGAATTGGCAGGATATAGAAAACAACTTGCAGCGTCTTACCTGATAGACAAAGAAGTGACGGATGAATTGCTCAAAGAGTTGTATGAAAGAATGAAAACGGATATTGAATTCAGTCATATTTTTATACCGGTTGCTGAAAATGCTTCTTTGCAAACAAAAGAAGAAGCAAGAATGAAATTAAAAGACATTCAAACCAAATTACAAAAGGGTCAGGACTTTGCCAAAGTGGCTACTGAATTTTCAGAAGATAAAAATTCAGCTCCTTCCGGAGGATACATGGGATACTTTACTGCAAAAATGCCCACCGGATTTTACAACCTTGAGTCTGCCTTGTATCACACACCTGTAGGTAGTATTTCGGATATAGTTGAAAGTAAAATAGGACTTCATCTGATTAAAGTAACCAACAAAAGACCCGCCAGAGGACAAATTGAAGTAGCCCATTTGCTTCTGAAAGCAGATCAGAAATCAATTGCTGACAGTTTATACAAACTGATCAAATCAGGTGCTAATTTTGAAGATCTGGTAAGCAGATATTCGACAGATAAAAATTCGTCCAGAAATAAAGGTATGTTGCCTCCTTTTGGAATAAATACCTATGATAAGAATTTTGAAGATGCAGCGTTCAATTTAAAAACAGACGGAGATATTTCGGAACCGGTACTGACCAGATCTGGATGGCACATCATCCGAAGAATATCTAAACCTACTGTTGATAGTTATGATGTTTTTGTTAAAAAAATGAAAGCCCAGATTAATAAGGACCAACGATTTGATGTAGCAAAAATCAAATTGATTTCTGATATCAAAAAATCAGGTGGTTTTGTGGCCTATCCTGAAAAACTGAAAGCTTTTGCAGCAGGTTTGAATGAAGAGTTCTATTCATATCGATGGAACCAGGAAATTCAAAATCCAAATGACGTATTGTTTGACTTTGGAAATAAAAAGTCATATACTTTAAATGACTTTGCCGATTACTGCAAAAAAAATACCCGTACCAGATTAAAATATGACAAGTCCAAACCAATCTCTGAAATTGTAGATGAACTGTATCTGGATTATACAAATGAATTGGCATTGGAGTACGAAGAACAAAATCTGGATACTAAATACCCTGACTTCAAGTCTTTGATGAGAGAATATGAAGAAGGGATACTATTGTTTGAAGCCACCAAAATTTCTGTTTGGGATAAAGCCAATCAGGATACAATAGGTTTGGCGCAATATTTTGAATCCAACAGCTCAAAATACAGGTGGGATGAAAAAGTAACGGTTGACCGGTTCAATGTACTTAGTTCTGATAAAAAACTGATTGCTAAAATCGTGAAATTTGCAGAAAAAAATTCAAGTGATGCAGTTCTGAAGAAGTTTAATAATAAAGGAACCATTGTAGAATATGCAACAGCTGAATATGAAAAGAAAGCAAAAGAACTGATGGGGGTAGAAGTAAAACAGAATACAGTTTCTGCCATTTCTTATAATGAAAAGAATACGAATTTTGCCAAAGTAATAAAAATTACTCCGGCTAAAAATAAAACCTTAAGTGAAGCAAGGGGATATGTTGTGGCTGATTATCAGGATTTTTTAGAAAGACAGTGGATTGACCAATTGCGTAAAGAGTTTCCTGTTCAAATAAAAAAAGAAGTATTCACCCAACTTAAAAAGAGCTAA
- a CDS encoding UbiD family decarboxylase, translating to MYHSLKAAVTDLDNHKMLLRIKDEVNPDLEMAEIHRQVYDKKGPAIFFEKIKGSPFTAVSNLYGTIERTDFLFRHSMENVKKVIELKADPTNLLKKPFRYLNAPFTALTALPMKSLFKPSIAEHQTTIDQLPLVKSWPMDGGGFVTLPQVFTLPPDSRNMMQSNLGMYRIQLSGNKYEINEEIGMHFQLHRGIGIHHQQYNQTDKEFKVSIFVGGPPSHAFAAIMPMPEGITELTFAGMLANRRFRYYFDDMGHVLSSDADFVITGTIEKNRKLPEGPFGDHLGYYSLTHDFPVVKVDRVYHKKDAIWHFTVVGRPPQEDSSFGYIIHKLVKEMTPVEFPGLVSIHAVDAAGVHPLLLAVAKDRYMPFRDIKPEEIITIGNRILGSGQTSLAKFLFIAADDDGTTPDTHDIEAFFRHFLERVDWRRDLHFQTKTTIDTLDYSGEGWNGGSKLMIACRGPKLRTLGIEIPSNVNIPSIVKNCKIALPGILAMEIGSFNHYQQGASEIDELADALKNVDLKEFPLIVVCDDASFMSENLNNFVWVTFTRANPSHDVYGVNSSTVHKHWGCSGSLIIDARKKPHHAPELVTDPIVSEKVETLLKKYKF from the coding sequence ATGTATCATTCATTAAAAGCAGCAGTAACTGATTTAGATAACCACAAAATGTTGCTCCGGATTAAAGACGAAGTGAATCCTGATCTGGAAATGGCTGAAATTCATCGTCAGGTTTATGATAAAAAAGGCCCTGCCATCTTCTTTGAAAAGATCAAAGGAAGTCCGTTCACAGCAGTGTCTAACTTATATGGAACCATCGAAAGGACTGATTTTTTATTCAGACATTCCATGGAAAATGTAAAGAAAGTCATAGAGCTGAAGGCTGATCCGACCAATTTACTCAAAAAGCCATTCAGGTACCTGAATGCCCCATTTACAGCGTTGACAGCCTTGCCGATGAAATCTCTTTTCAAACCATCGATTGCAGAACATCAAACTACCATAGACCAGTTGCCATTAGTCAAGTCATGGCCCATGGACGGAGGTGGATTTGTTACCTTACCGCAAGTTTTCACCCTGCCTCCTGACAGTCGAAATATGATGCAATCCAATCTGGGAATGTACAGAATTCAGCTTTCCGGTAATAAATATGAAATTAATGAAGAGATAGGAATGCACTTTCAATTGCATCGGGGAATCGGTATTCACCACCAGCAATATAATCAAACAGATAAAGAGTTTAAAGTTTCGATTTTTGTAGGTGGTCCGCCTTCACATGCATTTGCTGCGATCATGCCGATGCCGGAAGGAATCACAGAACTGACTTTTGCGGGAATGCTGGCAAACAGGAGATTTCGATATTATTTTGATGACATGGGGCACGTGTTGTCTTCTGATGCAGATTTTGTCATCACAGGTACGATAGAAAAAAACAGAAAATTGCCGGAAGGTCCGTTTGGAGATCATCTGGGTTATTACAGCCTTACTCATGACTTTCCCGTTGTAAAAGTGGATCGTGTTTATCATAAAAAAGACGCAATCTGGCATTTTACAGTAGTGGGCAGACCACCACAGGAAGACAGTAGTTTTGGCTATATTATTCACAAATTAGTGAAGGAGATGACACCTGTGGAGTTTCCGGGATTGGTAAGCATTCATGCTGTTGATGCTGCAGGTGTCCATCCATTATTATTAGCCGTGGCAAAGGACAGATATATGCCCTTCAGAGATATCAAACCGGAAGAAATAATAACCATAGGAAACCGCATACTTGGATCGGGTCAGACATCATTGGCAAAATTTCTTTTTATTGCTGCAGATGATGATGGCACCACACCTGATACGCATGATATTGAAGCATTTTTCAGACATTTTCTGGAGCGTGTTGATTGGCGGAGAGACCTGCACTTTCAGACAAAAACAACTATTGATACGCTGGATTACTCCGGAGAAGGATGGAATGGCGGTTCTAAATTAATGATTGCTTGCAGAGGACCAAAACTCAGGACCTTGGGTATTGAAATTCCTTCCAATGTGAATATCCCATCAATAGTGAAAAATTGTAAAATTGCATTACCGGGTATTCTGGCGATGGAAATAGGCAGCTTTAACCACTATCAGCAAGGGGCGTCAGAAATTGACGAGCTTGCTGATGCCTTAAAAAATGTTGATCTGAAAGAATTTCCATTGATTGTAGTTTGTGATGATGCAAGCTTCATGTCTGAAAATCTGAACAACTTTGTTTGGGTCACCTTCACACGGGCAAATCCTTCGCATGATGTTTATGGAGTCAACAGTTCGACAGTACATAAGCATTGGGGTTGTAGTGGTTCGCTTATTATTGATGCAAGGAAAAAACCGCATCATGCACCGGAGCTTGTGACAGATCCCATAGTTTCTGAGAAAGTAGAAACATTGTTGAAAAAGTATAAGTTTTGA